One Legionella lansingensis genomic region harbors:
- the trpB gene encoding tryptophan synthase subunit beta, translating into MSERELPDEHGHFGQYGGVFVADTLMHALQQLQEAYEVYRRDPDFLAELGSELRDYVGRPTPLYLAQRLTSQVGGAQIYLKREDLNHTGAHKINNTVGQALLAKRMGKTRIIAETGAGQHGVASATVAAKLGLKCVVYMGSEDIKRQSSNVYRMKLLGADVVPVTAGSRTLKDALNEAMRDWVSNVDNTFYIIGTVAGPHPYPQMVRDFQAVIGQEARAQLLEATGQLPDALVACVGGGSNAIGLFYHFLKDKSVAIYGVEAAGKGIETGEHAASLIAGKPGVLHGNRTYLLCDEHGQIKDTYSVSAGLDYPGVGPEHAYLKDIGRVKYVAINDEEALNAFRTLIRIEGIIPALESSHAVAYAMKLAKEMSPSQRIIVNLSGRGDKDMHTVASIDGLTI; encoded by the coding sequence ATGAGTGAGAGAGAGCTCCCAGACGAGCATGGGCATTTTGGACAATATGGTGGTGTCTTTGTAGCTGATACATTAATGCATGCTTTGCAACAATTGCAAGAAGCGTATGAAGTATATCGACGAGATCCAGATTTTTTAGCCGAATTGGGGTCAGAGTTACGCGATTATGTTGGACGACCCACACCCCTTTATCTTGCTCAACGCTTGACTTCCCAAGTAGGAGGAGCCCAGATTTATTTGAAACGAGAAGATCTAAATCATACAGGTGCCCATAAAATTAATAATACAGTGGGGCAGGCCCTGCTCGCTAAAAGAATGGGAAAAACAAGGATCATTGCCGAAACGGGAGCGGGACAACATGGTGTCGCCTCAGCCACAGTAGCAGCAAAATTAGGGTTGAAATGTGTCGTCTATATGGGGTCTGAGGACATCAAAAGGCAATCTAGCAATGTTTATAGGATGAAATTACTGGGTGCAGACGTTGTACCCGTCACCGCAGGCTCCAGAACATTAAAAGATGCTTTAAATGAAGCAATGCGTGACTGGGTGAGCAATGTGGACAACACATTCTACATCATTGGCACGGTGGCCGGTCCTCATCCTTACCCACAAATGGTAAGGGATTTTCAGGCTGTTATTGGTCAAGAAGCGCGTGCTCAACTTCTTGAGGCAACCGGGCAATTACCTGATGCGTTAGTGGCTTGTGTTGGGGGTGGTTCCAATGCTATTGGGTTGTTTTATCACTTCTTGAAAGATAAATCAGTGGCGATCTATGGAGTAGAGGCTGCTGGCAAGGGTATTGAAACAGGAGAACATGCGGCCTCCTTAATTGCGGGAAAACCCGGTGTTTTACATGGTAATCGTACTTATTTGCTTTGCGATGAACATGGACAGATAAAAGACACATATTCGGTTTCAGCAGGTCTTGATTATCCTGGGGTCGGACCTGAGCATGCTTATCTGAAAGATATTGGTAGGGTTAAGTATGTGGCAATAAATGATGAAGAAGCACTCAATGCATTTCGCACCTTAATTCGAATAGAGGGGATTATTCCAGCTCTGGAGTCAAGTCATGCAGTTGCCTATGCTATGAAATTGGCAAAAGAAATGTCTCCTTCACAAAGAATTATTGTGAATTTATCAGGACGCGGTGATAAGGATATGCATACGGTAGCTAGTATCGATGGTTTAACAATATAG
- the trpA gene encoding tryptophan synthase subunit alpha — MNRIDKTLAQLREQGKKILSPYITAGDPNPAMTVPLMHELVTAGANILEVGIPFSDPMAEGPVIQGAMERALAHGMDCDHVFSMVEQFRKHDKNTPIILMGYLNPIEQYGYERFAKRAQEVGADGTIIVDLPPEESEFIASVWQRNNLHSIYLCSPTTSDKRMALINSYGRGYFYYVSLKGVTGSEDFDLDTVKEQYQQRKSQVSLPLMVGFGIKTPTMAAKVAAFADGVIVGAALIKKIHEAYVAQNNAIAEGASLIREMRQKIDNE, encoded by the coding sequence ATGAATCGGATTGATAAGACATTAGCACAGTTGCGGGAACAAGGTAAAAAAATTCTTAGCCCTTATATCACTGCGGGCGATCCTAATCCAGCAATGACAGTTCCGCTAATGCATGAATTGGTTACGGCAGGTGCTAATATTTTAGAAGTAGGAATACCCTTTTCTGATCCCATGGCGGAAGGACCAGTTATCCAGGGGGCTATGGAAAGAGCCTTGGCCCATGGAATGGATTGTGATCATGTGTTTTCCATGGTTGAGCAATTCCGAAAACATGACAAAAACACGCCTATTATTCTGATGGGCTATTTAAATCCTATTGAACAATATGGTTATGAGCGTTTTGCAAAAAGAGCACAAGAAGTTGGTGCAGATGGTACAATTATTGTGGATTTGCCCCCGGAAGAAAGTGAATTTATTGCTTCTGTCTGGCAGCGTAATAATTTACATTCTATTTACTTATGTTCACCGACCACTTCTGATAAACGAATGGCATTAATAAATAGTTATGGAAGAGGGTATTTCTATTATGTTTCTCTAAAGGGTGTCACTGGATCTGAGGATTTTGATCTGGACACCGTAAAAGAGCAATACCAACAACGAAAATCACAAGTTAGTCTGCCGCTTATGGTAGGATTTGGTATTAAAACACCGACTATGGCAGCTAAGGTGGCAGCATTTGCCGATGGTGTGATTGTGGGGGCGGCCCTGATTAAAAAGATCCATGAAGCTTATGTTGCCCAGAATAACGCCATTGCTGAAGGGGCATCTTTAATCCGTGAAATGCGTCAAAAGATAGATAATGAGTGA